The Verrucomicrobium spinosum DSM 4136 = JCM 18804 genome includes a region encoding these proteins:
- a CDS encoding bifunctional folylpolyglutamate synthase/dihydrofolate synthase: MLQQAQQERLALDWLYGTQLFGIKLGLENTRKLLDDMKLPMGGQKFLHVAGTNGKGSVCAFLHSLLKAAEVNAGLFTSPHLIHFRERIRDAERTITSQEIVKEVDALRKRVEGWDPHPTFFELTFALALDWFRKQELEWVVLETGMGGRLDATNTVLPAACVITSISLDHQQHLGATLREIATEKAGIIKPGVPVITLKQAPEVMQVLSDTARERGAPLSIVTTPLRGYQLGLFGQHQLWNATLAVAAFKAAGFRASEPVLRVGLKTVEWPARFQREEQDRLIIDGAHNPDAAETLVRTWHQAFPGEKASVVFGAVSNKDAKAVMRSLQPIASHWHFTRFDSPRAMAPEDLRKELADLYASAVNCSVHETIEDALAKARHNAERVLVTGSLYLAGEVISILRGEREWFQSSTQ; the protein is encoded by the coding sequence GTGCTGCAACAAGCCCAACAGGAACGACTGGCCCTCGACTGGCTCTACGGCACCCAGCTGTTTGGGATCAAGCTGGGGCTGGAAAACACGCGCAAGCTTCTGGACGACATGAAGCTGCCCATGGGCGGGCAGAAGTTTCTCCACGTGGCGGGCACCAACGGCAAGGGGAGTGTCTGTGCGTTTCTGCACAGCCTCCTGAAGGCAGCCGAGGTCAATGCCGGGCTCTTCACGTCTCCCCACCTCATCCACTTTCGCGAGCGGATCCGGGATGCCGAGCGCACCATCACCTCCCAGGAGATCGTCAAGGAGGTGGACGCCCTCAGGAAGCGAGTGGAGGGCTGGGACCCTCATCCCACCTTTTTCGAACTCACCTTCGCCCTGGCCTTGGACTGGTTCCGCAAGCAGGAGCTGGAGTGGGTGGTGCTGGAGACCGGCATGGGAGGGCGCCTGGACGCCACCAATACCGTCCTCCCTGCCGCCTGTGTGATCACGAGCATCAGCCTGGACCACCAGCAACATCTGGGCGCGACCCTGCGGGAGATCGCCACGGAGAAAGCCGGCATCATCAAGCCGGGGGTGCCTGTCATCACGCTCAAGCAAGCCCCTGAAGTGATGCAGGTGCTCTCCGACACCGCACGCGAGCGCGGAGCGCCTCTCTCCATCGTGACCACCCCGCTGCGGGGTTATCAGCTCGGTCTTTTTGGCCAGCATCAACTCTGGAATGCCACCCTGGCCGTGGCCGCATTCAAAGCCGCCGGCTTCCGCGCCAGCGAGCCCGTGCTGCGCGTGGGCCTGAAGACGGTGGAATGGCCCGCCCGCTTCCAACGCGAAGAGCAGGACCGTCTGATCATCGACGGAGCTCACAACCCTGACGCGGCTGAAACCCTCGTGCGCACCTGGCACCAGGCCTTTCCCGGCGAGAAAGCCAGCGTCGTCTTCGGCGCGGTGTCAAACAAAGACGCCAAGGCCGTCATGCGCTCCCTCCAGCCCATTGCCTCCCACTGGCACTTCACCCGCTTCGACAGCCCCCGGGCCATGGCCCCGGAAGATCTGCGCAAGGAACTGGCCGACCTCTATGCCAGTGCCGTGAATTGCAGCGTTCACGAAACCATCGAGGACGCCCTCGCCAAAGCCCGCCACAACGCGGAACGTGTGCTGGTCACCGGCTCCCTTTATCTGGCAGGAGAAGTCATCTCCATCCTCCGCGGCGAACGCGAGTGGTTCCAGAGCAGTACGCAGTAG
- a CDS encoding 3-keto-disaccharide hydrolase: MKQPRFLLALLPLALLAAPLRAQSPAADADGFAPLFNGKDLSGWVPCNVAEDTFRWENGMVITTGQPTGFMRTGKVYENFIIELEWRHLKEAGNSGLFIWGEGLPAPGVPYARGIEVQILDLGYEKNKGANEWFTSHGDIFPIWGATMTPTGRVAKTGKRSFPTENRVKPSPEWNHYRVECKDGEIKLSVNGKEVTVGKDCYPRKGYICLESEGSEAHFRNVRIKELPSSGAKPEQSARLYEGFKQLFDGKGLGGWKAEDEVKAVWSANGATFKAKAGEASVGKTLWTEREFGNFTLCVDSKTPKSGTPLPLGGVLLRGLTSESPELKAVLQPLSQVELKPGAWNRYFITLLGDRLTVELNEKTVLDNIVVPGLAAKGSLGLQAGAEGSEYGNVFLKEL, translated from the coding sequence ATGAAACAACCACGGTTCCTCCTGGCCCTGCTACCGCTTGCCCTCCTCGCCGCACCTCTGCGTGCCCAGTCGCCTGCCGCTGACGCCGACGGCTTCGCGCCCCTGTTCAACGGCAAGGACCTGAGTGGATGGGTGCCGTGCAATGTGGCGGAGGACACCTTCCGCTGGGAGAACGGCATGGTCATCACCACCGGCCAGCCCACGGGCTTCATGCGGACGGGCAAGGTGTACGAGAACTTCATCATCGAGCTGGAGTGGCGTCACCTCAAGGAGGCGGGAAACAGCGGGCTCTTCATCTGGGGTGAGGGGCTGCCCGCCCCTGGGGTGCCTTACGCCCGCGGCATCGAGGTGCAGATCCTCGACCTCGGCTATGAGAAAAACAAAGGAGCCAACGAGTGGTTCACCTCCCACGGAGACATCTTTCCCATCTGGGGCGCGACCATGACGCCCACCGGCCGCGTGGCCAAGACCGGCAAACGCAGCTTCCCAACCGAGAACCGCGTCAAACCCTCGCCCGAGTGGAATCACTACCGCGTGGAGTGCAAGGACGGTGAAATCAAGCTTTCCGTGAATGGCAAGGAAGTGACTGTGGGCAAGGACTGCTACCCGCGCAAAGGGTACATCTGCCTGGAGAGCGAAGGCAGCGAGGCCCACTTCCGCAATGTGCGCATCAAGGAGCTGCCCTCCTCCGGAGCCAAGCCGGAGCAGTCCGCCCGGCTCTACGAGGGCTTCAAGCAGCTCTTCGACGGCAAAGGTCTGGGAGGTTGGAAGGCTGAGGATGAGGTGAAGGCGGTGTGGTCTGCCAACGGGGCCACCTTCAAGGCCAAGGCAGGAGAAGCTTCCGTGGGCAAGACCCTCTGGACCGAGCGGGAGTTTGGCAACTTCACCCTGTGTGTGGACAGCAAGACACCCAAGTCTGGCACACCGTTGCCGCTGGGTGGGGTGCTGCTGCGTGGCCTGACGTCGGAGTCCCCGGAACTGAAAGCAGTGCTCCAACCGCTGTCCCAGGTGGAACTCAAGCCAGGGGCGTGGAATCGTTATTTCATCACGCTCCTAGGGGACCGGTTGACCGTGGAACTCAACGAAAAGACGGTGCTGGACAACATCGTGGTGCCAGGTCTGGCCGCCAAGGGTTCCCTTGGTCTTCAGGCGGGGGCAGAAGGCAGCGAGTACGGCAATGTGTTCCTGAAGGAGTTGTAG
- a CDS encoding CD225/dispanin family protein — MYYVGKDGRQSGPFTLEELRAMVGKDQLHVDDLVWKEGMPQWVQAGSLPGLFGSASVPPPPLGISPPGAQASHGYPPPTFEEVPTYLWQSIVLLLFCCPLFGIPAVVYAAQVDKKMVVGDVTGARRSSQKARFWCWMCVVLSVINYAFVIWYSFYRPDWFRI; from the coding sequence ATGTACTACGTCGGCAAAGATGGCAGGCAGTCGGGCCCCTTCACCCTGGAGGAGTTGCGCGCCATGGTGGGCAAGGACCAGCTGCACGTCGATGACCTCGTTTGGAAAGAAGGCATGCCCCAGTGGGTCCAGGCCGGCTCCTTGCCCGGGCTCTTTGGCTCTGCCAGCGTCCCGCCGCCGCCTCTGGGCATCTCACCACCCGGAGCCCAGGCCTCGCATGGCTACCCGCCGCCCACCTTTGAGGAGGTGCCCACCTACCTCTGGCAGTCCATCGTGCTTCTCTTGTTCTGCTGCCCCCTCTTTGGCATTCCGGCCGTGGTGTATGCTGCCCAGGTGGACAAGAAGATGGTTGTCGGCGACGTCACCGGAGCCAGGCGATCTTCCCAGAAAGCCCGCTTCTGGTGCTGGATGTGCGTGGTGCTCTCCGTGATCAACTACGCGTTTGTCATCTGGTACTCCTTCTATCGTCCCGACTGGTTCCGGATCTAA
- a CDS encoding DUF2752 domain-containing protein — protein sequence MKRSPSTASRIALGSALLMAMLMGAFVLYQHPPEDNGLYPQCMFHRLTGWHCSGCGATRCLHALLHLRFEEAARKNILAMVGLPVLGFLFLRGLGRWMLNHPTPPPLKGPSRFMAIATVVIILGFGVVRNLPWPPFTWLAPH from the coding sequence ATGAAAAGAAGCCCGAGCACGGCGTCCCGGATCGCCCTTGGCAGCGCACTGCTGATGGCCATGCTCATGGGTGCATTCGTGCTTTATCAACATCCCCCGGAGGACAACGGGCTCTATCCGCAGTGCATGTTCCACCGCCTGACCGGCTGGCATTGCTCCGGCTGCGGTGCCACCCGTTGCCTGCATGCCCTGCTCCACCTGCGGTTCGAGGAAGCAGCACGCAAGAACATCCTTGCCATGGTGGGCCTGCCCGTTCTCGGCTTCCTCTTCCTCCGCGGCCTCGGGCGCTGGATGCTGAACCACCCCACTCCCCCGCCCCTCAAAGGCCCCTCCCGGTTCATGGCCATCGCCACTGTAGTGATCATCCTCGGCTTCGGCGTGGTGCGCAACCTCCCCTGGCCGCCCTTCACGTGGCTGGCCCCGCATTGA